Below is a genomic region from Longimicrobiaceae bacterium.
GCCCTTGAAGCGCACCACGCTGAAGTTGGTCTCCACCATCCCCGGGTCCACCGTGCTCACGCGCACGCCCGTGCCCAGCAGGTCCAGCCGCAGCCCCCGGGTGATGGCGTCCACCGCGTGCTTGGTGGCGCAGTACACCGCGCCGCCGGGGTACACCTCGTGCCCGGCGAGCGAGCCGATGTTGACCACGTGGCCCCGCCCCCGAGCCACCATGCCCGGCACCACCGAGCGAGTCACGTACAGCAGGCCCTTCACGTTGGTGTCGATCATCTCGTCCCAGTCGGCGCTGCTGGCCTCGTGGACCTTCTCGGTGCCGCGGCCCAGGCCGGCGTTGTTGACCAGCACGTCGATCTCCGCCCACTCGGGCGGCAGGGCGGCCAACACCCGCGTCACCACGCCCACGTCGCGCACGTCCAGCTCCATCAGGTGGCTCTCGGTGCCGTGGGCGCCGCGCAGCTCGGCGGCCAGCGCCTCCAGGCGGTCGGTGCGGCGGGCGGCCAGCACTAGGCGGCTGCCCAGCGCGGCGAAGGCGCGCGCGCAAGCCTC
It encodes:
- a CDS encoding SDR family oxidoreductase, with the translated sequence MPNIVPGTVLVTGASSGIGEACARAFAALGSRLVLAARRTDRLEALAAELRGAHGTESHLMELDVRDVGVVTRVLAALPPEWAEIDVLVNNAGLGRGTEKVHEASSADWDEMIDTNVKGLLYVTRSVVPGMVARGRGHVVNIGSLAGHEVYPGGAVYCATKHAVDAITRGLRLDLLGTGVRVSTVDPGMVETNFSVVRFKGDEDRAKKVYAGMTPLGPDDVADAVAWCATRPPHVSIDEVILKPVDQGSTTIVHRAK